In the Leptospira selangorensis genome, one interval contains:
- a CDS encoding SiaB family protein kinase, which translates to MENEVVNLFKTYQETSEYNLLVSFKGRLSQEVLTELGSMIRTSLSTESKIKKIFAVFIELAQNMLHYSAERKINEEQKDAGVGILIVRENSVGYHVASGNLVLNEKIEFLTERIQKINSMSKDELKSFYQQQLRSERPEDSKGAGVGLIDIARKSDGPLVFRFDKLDNKLSFFTISAFFTKEN; encoded by the coding sequence ATGGAAAATGAAGTCGTAAATCTATTTAAGACTTATCAGGAAACCAGCGAATACAATCTGCTCGTATCCTTTAAGGGCAGGCTGTCCCAGGAAGTTCTAACTGAATTAGGATCTATGATCCGGACTTCTTTGAGCACGGAATCCAAAATAAAGAAAATTTTCGCGGTATTTATTGAACTAGCGCAAAATATGCTGCACTACTCCGCCGAGCGAAAAATCAACGAAGAGCAGAAAGATGCAGGCGTAGGGATCCTCATAGTTAGGGAAAATTCGGTTGGCTACCATGTTGCTTCGGGAAATTTGGTACTAAACGAGAAGATCGAGTTTTTGACCGAAAGGATCCAAAAAATCAACTCCATGAGTAAGGACGAATTAAAGTCCTTCTACCAACAGCAACTTAGATCGGAGAGGCCGGAAGATAGCAAAGGAGCAGGTGTGGGATTAATCGATATCGCCAGGAAGTCAGACGGACCTCTGGTGTTTCGTTTCGACAAATTGGATAACAAACTATCCTTTTTTACAATCTCCGCATTCTTTACGAAGGAAAACTAA
- a CDS encoding DUF1987 domain-containing protein: MESLHIQQTKTSPEIILESDKGLAEIIGESYPENAMAFYKPVFDWLSAIQTANKQIQFRFQMDYFNTSSSKVIMDILDNLQKYHDKGGKVEVEWLYKEDDEDMQETGEEFSSDLSLPFKMKSYK; the protein is encoded by the coding sequence ATGGAATCCTTACATATACAACAGACTAAAACTTCACCGGAAATCATCTTAGAATCGGACAAGGGGCTCGCGGAAATTATCGGAGAATCTTATCCGGAAAACGCAATGGCGTTTTACAAACCGGTCTTTGATTGGTTGTCTGCAATCCAAACTGCAAACAAACAGATCCAGTTCCGTTTTCAAATGGATTATTTTAATACCAGTTCTTCCAAAGTGATCATGGATATTTTGGACAATCTCCAGAAATATCATGACAAAGGTGGAAAGGTAGAAGTCGAGTGGCTTTATAAAGAAGACGATGAAGACATGCAGGAAACCGGAGAAGAATTCTCTTCCGATTTGTCCCTGCCTTTCAAAATGAAATCTTATAAATAA
- a CDS encoding adenylate/guanylate cyclase domain-containing protein — protein MEKNETSNSKEQNTFFEQEFKLLSDAQSFLEDSNTKEDPKLKLKTLVGSYESLLKQSSKIMKIGDSTQHRLLKTQEALTDSNIMLEAAYMDLKLVTEIGKIITSSLEPKVIIQSVYENTKSIVPMDVLAFGTYDEEKKEIKYKFCVIDGRYVPAPSVDSLEEDNPSSYCVKQQKELITLDIEKDFPNYLSDIRKHFGENSQSALYFPLKVEERLIGILTVHSYSKNAFQPNQLNILRTLANYVAIGVDNADAYRTLSKRNKELKDSLEKIEVLNKSIEEERQKSENLLLNILPRSIADRLKGGEGVIADYFPSSTVLFADIVGFSKLTTKIQTPTRLVEILNRIFTEFDVIADKYKLEKIKTIGDCYMLAGGIPVPTEDHAHKAAQAALDMLNRLNELKPELEFEFNVRIGLHTGEVVAGVIGKNKFVYDLWGDSVNTASRMESHGATGRIHVSESVYLSLKDKYNFEDRNVIEVKGKGPMHTYFLQGVK, from the coding sequence GTGGAAAAGAACGAAACTTCGAATTCAAAAGAGCAGAATACTTTTTTCGAGCAGGAGTTTAAACTTCTCTCGGATGCTCAGTCTTTTTTAGAAGATTCGAATACAAAAGAGGATCCTAAACTAAAATTAAAAACCCTAGTTGGATCCTACGAGTCCCTTCTCAAACAATCTTCAAAAATTATGAAGATCGGGGACTCCACCCAGCATAGACTTCTCAAAACCCAAGAAGCATTAACCGATTCTAATATAATGTTAGAGGCCGCTTATATGGACCTCAAACTTGTAACAGAGATCGGAAAGATCATCACTTCTTCCCTCGAACCTAAAGTTATCATTCAATCAGTCTATGAGAATACCAAGTCGATCGTTCCAATGGATGTTCTCGCATTCGGAACTTACGACGAAGAAAAAAAAGAGATCAAATATAAGTTTTGCGTAATAGACGGAAGATATGTACCGGCTCCATCCGTGGATTCTTTAGAAGAAGATAATCCTTCTTCCTATTGTGTAAAACAACAGAAAGAACTGATCACTCTGGATATCGAAAAAGATTTTCCGAATTATTTATCTGATATCAGAAAACATTTCGGAGAAAATTCCCAATCCGCATTATACTTCCCACTTAAGGTAGAAGAACGTCTGATCGGGATCCTTACGGTTCATAGTTATTCTAAAAATGCATTCCAGCCCAACCAGTTGAATATTCTCAGGACCTTGGCAAACTATGTGGCGATCGGTGTGGATAACGCGGATGCCTATAGAACACTTTCCAAAAGAAACAAAGAATTAAAAGACTCTTTGGAAAAGATCGAAGTCCTGAACAAGAGTATAGAAGAAGAAAGACAAAAGTCCGAAAATCTTCTCTTAAACATCCTTCCCAGAAGTATCGCAGATCGTTTAAAAGGGGGAGAAGGTGTTATCGCTGATTATTTCCCTTCTTCTACCGTACTCTTTGCGGATATAGTCGGGTTTTCTAAACTCACTACTAAGATCCAAACTCCTACTAGACTAGTGGAGATCTTAAACCGTATTTTTACGGAATTTGATGTGATCGCCGACAAATATAAATTAGAAAAAATTAAAACAATAGGCGATTGTTATATGTTAGCAGGCGGTATTCCAGTTCCAACGGAAGACCATGCCCATAAAGCGGCCCAGGCAGCACTCGATATGTTAAATCGTTTGAACGAATTAAAACCTGAATTAGAATTCGAGTTTAATGTTCGTATCGGACTTCATACCGGAGAGGTTGTTGCGGGGGTAATCGGAAAGAATAAATTCGTGTATGATCTCTGGGGTGATTCAGTGAATACTGCTTCTCGGATGGAATCTCATGGAGCTACAGGAAGGATCCATGTTTCCGAATCCGTTTATCTTTCTTTAAAAGATAAATATAATTTCGAAGATAGGAATGTGATCGAGGTAAAAGGAAAAGGCCCGATGCACACTTACTTCCTGCAAGGCGTTAAGTAA